In one Chitinophaga sancti genomic region, the following are encoded:
- a CDS encoding tRNA-binding protein, translating into MEQITWQDFEKVVIRVGTIIEVADFPRAKNPAYQLLIDFGPELGIKRSSAQITKLYTEEDLIGKQIVAVVNFPVKQVANFFSECLVLGVVGNDKEVVLLQPDRMVQNGLQVG; encoded by the coding sequence ATGGAGCAGATCACCTGGCAGGATTTTGAAAAGGTTGTTATCCGGGTAGGAACTATTATAGAGGTAGCCGACTTTCCCAGGGCAAAGAACCCGGCATATCAACTATTAATTGACTTCGGACCTGAGCTGGGCATTAAGCGTTCATCCGCTCAAATCACCAAATTATATACTGAAGAGGACTTAATCGGTAAACAGATTGTTGCTGTAGTGAACTTCCCTGTAAAGCAGGTAGCCAATTTCTTTTCTGAGTGTTTGGTATTAGGTGTGGTAGGCAATGATAAAGAAGTAGTGCTTTTACAGCCGGACAGAATGGTTCAGAATGGCCTGCAGGTGGGCTAA